From the Homo sapiens chromosome 1, GRCh38.p14 Primary Assembly genome, one window contains:
- the ADSS2 gene encoding adenylosuccinate synthetase isozyme 2 isoform X3: MCDLVSDFDGFSERFKVLANQYKSIYPTLEIDIEGELQKLKGYMEKIKPMVRDGVYFLYEALHGPPKKILVEGANAALLDIDFGTYPFVTSSNCTVGGVCTGLGMPPQNVGEVYGVVKAYTTRVGIGAFPTEQDNEIGELLQTRGREFGVTTGRKRRCGWLDLVLLKYAHMINGFTALALTKLDILDMFTEIKVGVAYKLDGEIIPHIPANQEVLNKVEVQYKTLPGWNTDISNARAFKELPVNAQNYVRFIEDELQIPVKWIGVGKSRESMIQLF; encoded by the exons ATGTGCGACCTTGTTTCTGACTTTGATGGCTTCTCTGAGAG GTTTAAAGTTCTAGCTAACCAATACAAATCTATATACCCCACTTTGGAAATAGACATTGAAGGTGAATTACAAAAACTCAAG GGTTATATGGAAAAGATTAAACCAATGGTGAGAGATGGAGTTTATTTTCTATATGAGGCCCTACATGGACCACCAAAGAAAATCTTGGTAGAAGGTGCAAATGCAGCACTATTAGATATTGATTTTG ggACTTACCCTTTTGTAACCTCTTCAAATTGTACTGTTGGAGGTGTTTGTACTGGTTTGGGTATGCCACCTCAAAATGTTGGAGAAGTGTATGGAGTTGTGAAAGCTTATACAACTAGAGTTGGTATTGGTGCCTTTCCTACAGAGCAAGACAAT GAAATTGGAGAATTATTACAAACAAGGGGTAGAGAGTTTGGTGTAACTactggaaggaaaagaagatgTGGCTGGTTGGACCTCGTTTTGCTCAAATATGCTCATATGATCAATGGATTTACTGC GTTGGCACTTACCAAGTTGGATATTTTGGACATGTTTACGGAAATCAAAGTTGGAGTTGCTTACAAGTTAGATGGTGAAATCATACCTCATATCCCAG CAAACCAAGAAGTCTTAAATAAAGTTGAAGTTCAATATAAGACTCTCCCAGGATGGAACACAGACATATCAAATGCAAGGGCGTTTAAAGAACTACCTGTTAATGCACAAAACTATGTTCGATTTATTGAAGATGAGCTTCAAATTCCAG TTAAGTGGATTGGTGTTGGTAAATCCAGAGAATCTATGATTCAACTCTTTTAA